A single Tenacibaculum sp. Bg11-29 DNA region contains:
- a CDS encoding DUF547 domain-containing protein, producing MRNILLLFSLTFFLNSFGQTSVLNSLLKTHVSAKGNVNYKALKKEESKLNTYLDYLNKTKPQKNWSATKKKAFWVNAYNAYTLKIILNNYPIKSILKIKQKGKDAWNIPFAKIGGKTHTLNHIEHKILRKYFNDPKIHVGVNCASGSCPQLGNFAFTEANYERKTDMLIKKFINDPKRNKISENKLELSKIFKWFKGDFTKKGSLINFLNKYSATKIDEKAKISFLKYDWSLNGK from the coding sequence ATGCGTAACATATTATTATTATTTAGTTTAACCTTCTTTCTAAACTCATTTGGTCAAACAAGTGTTTTAAATTCTTTATTAAAAACTCATGTTAGTGCTAAAGGCAACGTAAACTACAAAGCTTTAAAGAAAGAAGAAAGTAAATTAAACACTTACTTAGATTACCTGAACAAAACTAAACCTCAAAAAAACTGGTCTGCAACAAAAAAGAAAGCTTTTTGGGTGAATGCATATAATGCATATACCTTAAAAATTATACTAAACAACTACCCTATTAAAAGCATTTTAAAAATCAAACAAAAAGGAAAAGATGCTTGGAACATTCCATTTGCAAAAATTGGAGGTAAAACACATACACTAAACCATATAGAGCATAAAATTTTACGTAAATATTTTAATGACCCTAAAATTCATGTTGGTGTAAACTGTGCTTCAGGTTCTTGCCCTCAACTAGGAAACTTTGCTTTTACAGAAGCTAATTACGAACGCAAAACAGATATGCTAATTAAGAAATTTATTAACGATCCTAAGAGAAATAAAATATCAGAAAACAAATTAGAACTTTCAAAGATTTTTAAATGGTTTAAAGGAGATTTTACTAAAAAAGGTTCATTAATAAACTTTCTTAATAAGTACTCAGCTACCAAAATAGATGAAAAAGCAAAAATCAGTTTTTTAAAATACGATTGGAGTTTAAACGGTAAATAG
- a CDS encoding rhodanese-like domain-containing protein, translating into MNKFIFFFLLISLNSFSQKNLKQLLKKHNTETIPYIFVDSLQKITANVILLDAREQKEFKVSHLQNAICVGYDNFSITKTIKILPSDKNSKIVVYCSLGIRSEDVAEGLKKAGYTNVYNLYGGIFEWKNKNNTVVNSKNNPTNKVHTFNKEWSKWLLKGEKIYE; encoded by the coding sequence ATGAATAAGTTTATTTTCTTTTTTTTACTGATTTCTTTAAACTCTTTCTCACAAAAGAATTTAAAACAATTATTAAAGAAACATAATACAGAAACGATTCCTTATATTTTTGTTGATAGCTTGCAAAAAATTACTGCTAATGTTATTTTATTAGATGCTCGTGAGCAAAAGGAGTTTAAAGTAAGTCATTTACAAAATGCTATTTGTGTTGGTTACGATAATTTTAGCATTACTAAAACTATAAAAATTCTTCCTAGTGATAAAAACAGCAAAATAGTAGTATACTGTTCTTTAGGTATTCGCTCAGAAGATGTTGCTGAAGGTCTTAAAAAGGCAGGATACACAAATGTTTACAATTTATATGGTGGTATTTTTGAATGGAAGAATAAAAACAATACTGTAGTAAACAGTAAAAATAACCCAACTAACAAAGTACATACTTTTAATAAAGAATGGAGCAAATGGCTCTTAAAAGGAGAAAAAATTTATGAGTAA
- the tsaB gene encoding tRNA (adenosine(37)-N6)-threonylcarbamoyltransferase complex dimerization subunit type 1 TsaB, translating into MALILNIETATKNCSVSLAENGEILVIRELNDGNYSHAEKLHPFIQEILDEAKILLSDIDAVAVSKGPGSYTGLRIGVSAAKGICFAVEKPLISIETLKSLAYSTSVDEGVIVPMLDARRMEVYSAVYDANYEELREIKAEIIDENSFESELSSGKVYFLGDGAAKCKEVIIHKNAVFIDDEFPSSKEMAMLSYAKYKKNDIEDVAYFEPFYLKDFIAIPEKKKV; encoded by the coding sequence TTGGCACTTATACTTAACATAGAAACTGCAACCAAAAATTGTTCTGTTAGTTTGGCAGAAAATGGTGAGATTTTAGTAATTAGAGAATTAAACGATGGTAATTATTCTCATGCAGAAAAATTACATCCTTTTATTCAAGAAATTTTAGATGAGGCTAAGATTCTGTTAAGTGATATTGATGCTGTAGCTGTAAGTAAAGGACCTGGTTCTTATACAGGACTTCGTATAGGTGTATCAGCAGCAAAAGGAATTTGTTTTGCTGTAGAGAAGCCCTTAATATCAATAGAGACATTAAAATCTTTAGCTTATAGTACTTCTGTTGATGAAGGAGTTATTGTACCAATGTTAGATGCTAGAAGAATGGAGGTGTATTCGGCAGTTTATGATGCTAATTATGAAGAATTACGTGAGATAAAAGCAGAAATAATAGATGAAAATTCTTTTGAATCTGAATTATCGAGCGGAAAAGTTTATTTTTTAGGAGATGGAGCTGCTAAATGTAAAGAGGTAATTATTCATAAAAATGCTGTCTTTATTGATGATGAGTTTCCTTCATCTAAAGAAATGGCAATGTTAAGTTATGCTAAATACAAAAAAAACGACATCGAAGATGTCGCTTATTTTGAACCTTTTTATTTAAAAGATTTTATTGCTATTCCTGAAAAAAAGAAAGTTTAA
- a CDS encoding arsenosugar biosynthesis-associated peroxidase-like protein, with amino-acid sequence MSKTYYDPADLRKFGKITEWNEELGNKFFDYYGKVFEEGALTAREKSLIALAVAHTEQCPYCIDAYTKDGLERGITKEEMMEALHVGAAIKSGATLVHGVQMMNKVNKLEM; translated from the coding sequence ATGTCAAAAACATACTACGACCCTGCCGACTTACGTAAATTCGGAAAAATAACAGAATGGAATGAAGAACTTGGAAACAAGTTCTTTGATTATTACGGAAAAGTATTTGAAGAAGGCGCATTAACTGCTCGTGAAAAAAGCTTAATTGCCTTAGCCGTTGCCCATACTGAACAATGCCCTTATTGTATAGATGCCTATACAAAGGATGGTTTAGAACGTGGAATTACGAAAGAAGAAATGATGGAAGCGCTTCATGTTGGTGCCGCTATAAAGAGTGGAGCAACTTTAGTTCATGGAGTTCAAATGATGAACAAAGTGAATAAACTTGAAATGTAA
- a CDS encoding DUF420 domain-containing protein, giving the protein MSIEEKKYKKLITIVSVIIPLAVAALFGIKIPNVEPLSFLPPIYASVNGLTAILLIASVIAIKKGNKKLHEQLNTTAIICSALFLVMYVAYHMTSDSTKFGGEGIVKYIYLFILVTHIILSIVVIPFVLITFMRARLGNFPAHKKIAKITFPLWLYVAITGVVVYLMISPYYV; this is encoded by the coding sequence ATGAGTATTGAAGAAAAAAAATATAAGAAACTAATTACTATAGTTTCTGTTATTATTCCATTAGCTGTAGCTGCTTTATTTGGGATAAAAATACCAAACGTTGAACCGTTATCATTTTTACCTCCAATATACGCCAGTGTAAATGGATTGACAGCAATATTATTAATAGCATCAGTTATTGCTATTAAAAAAGGGAATAAAAAATTGCATGAACAATTAAATACTACTGCAATTATTTGTTCTGCTTTGTTCTTGGTTATGTATGTGGCATATCACATGACTTCTGATTCTACGAAGTTTGGTGGAGAAGGAATTGTAAAATATATATACCTTTTCATTTTAGTAACACATATTATATTATCTATTGTTGTAATACCCTTTGTATTGATAACTTTTATGAGAGCACGTTTAGGTAACTTTCCAGCGCACAAAAAAATAGCAAAGATTACATTTCCTTTATGGTTATATGTTGCTATAACAGGTGTAGTTGTATATTTAATGATATCACCATATTATGTATAA
- a CDS encoding cytochrome c oxidase subunit 3, whose translation MEANNALNSDSKETWSGGGNKPFGASYGKMMMWFFIVSDALTFSGFLAAYGLTRFKFIDSWPIADEVFTHFPGLHGVHAPMYYVALMTFILIISSVTMVLAVDAGHQMKQKKVAWYMFATIIFGIIFVGSQGWEWKNFINGSYGAVKTENNHILQFVKDGHQIALADFVHTDRKDDRVQHIRKNGLWFENEETISQYSVAQVQEAFKADPSLLIRTEKLDPKTKQKIVLSRAESLAKLPLINKVVEGANLKENEYGNPIFADFFFFITGFHGFHVLSGIIINIIIFFNVVLGTYERRGHYEMVEKVGLYWHFVDLVWVFVFTFFYLV comes from the coding sequence ATGGAAGCAAATAATGCTTTGAATTCTGATAGCAAGGAGACTTGGAGCGGAGGTGGTAATAAACCATTTGGAGCTAGTTATGGTAAAATGATGATGTGGTTTTTCATCGTTTCTGATGCATTAACTTTTTCTGGTTTTTTAGCGGCGTATGGTTTAACACGTTTTAAGTTTATAGATTCATGGCCTATAGCCGATGAAGTATTTACTCACTTTCCGGGGTTGCATGGTGTACACGCACCGATGTACTATGTCGCATTAATGACATTTATTTTAATTATATCATCAGTAACAATGGTTTTGGCAGTTGATGCAGGTCATCAAATGAAACAAAAGAAAGTTGCTTGGTATATGTTTGCAACGATCATTTTCGGAATTATTTTCGTAGGGTCTCAAGGATGGGAATGGAAAAACTTTATTAACGGTTCTTATGGAGCAGTTAAAACTGAGAACAATCATATTTTACAATTTGTGAAAGATGGTCATCAAATAGCTTTAGCCGATTTTGTTCATACCGATAGAAAAGATGATAGAGTTCAACATATTCGTAAAAATGGATTGTGGTTCGAGAATGAAGAAACTATTTCGCAGTATTCAGTAGCGCAAGTTCAAGAAGCATTTAAAGCAGATCCTTCTTTATTAATAAGAACTGAAAAATTAGATCCTAAAACTAAGCAAAAAATAGTTTTATCCAGAGCTGAAAGTTTAGCGAAATTACCATTAATTAATAAAGTTGTTGAAGGAGCCAACTTAAAAGAAAACGAATACGGTAATCCAATCTTTGCAGATTTCTTTTTCTTTATTACAGGTTTTCACGGTTTCCACGTATTATCTGGGATTATAATAAATATTATTATATTTTTTAACGTTGTCTTAGGTACGTACGAACGTAGAGGGCATTATGAAATGGTTGAAAAAGTAGGTTTATATTGGCACTTTGTAGATTTAGTTTGGGTATTTGTATTCACTTTTTTCTACTTAGTATAA
- a CDS encoding SCO family protein, with amino-acid sequence MKRNKYSYVGISFIILLFGIYSVPKIIKHFKTSDLHKFNKVPDFEFINQYGKTINNDYFDNKVYVVEFFFATCPTICPLMNEKMVDIQNEFMGNLNFGIASISITPDIDTPKQLKEYAQRNGINHKNWHLLTGKSEDVVYDLSNEGFKLYAGKGEASHGGFEHSGLFALVDKDGYIRSRYDEHGNPIMFYRALNEHDFGNQIQELKQDIKLLLKE; translated from the coding sequence ATGAAAAGAAATAAGTATTCATATGTTGGAATTTCATTTATAATTTTATTGTTTGGTATTTATTCGGTGCCTAAAATTATAAAACATTTTAAAACATCCGATTTACATAAATTCAATAAAGTTCCAGATTTTGAGTTTATAAATCAATATGGTAAGACAATTAATAACGATTATTTTGACAATAAAGTATATGTTGTAGAATTTTTCTTCGCTACCTGTCCAACCATTTGCCCACTTATGAATGAGAAAATGGTAGATATCCAAAATGAATTTATGGGGAATCTTAATTTCGGAATAGCCTCTATTTCAATTACTCCTGATATTGACACACCTAAGCAATTAAAAGAATATGCGCAAAGAAATGGGATTAACCATAAAAATTGGCATTTATTAACAGGTAAATCAGAAGATGTTGTTTATGATTTATCTAATGAAGGGTTTAAACTGTATGCAGGAAAAGGGGAGGCTTCTCACGGTGGTTTTGAGCATTCAGGATTATTTGCTTTGGTAGATAAAGATGGGTATATACGTTCACGTTATGACGAGCACGGAAATCCTATTATGTTTTATAGAGCATTAAATGAACACGATTTCGGAAATCAAATTCAGGAATTAAAACAAGATATTAAATTATTATTGAAAGAATAA
- a CDS encoding TIGR04282 family arsenosugar biosynthesis glycosyltransferase has product MSKNLLLVFTRNPELGKAKTRLAKTVGDETALTIYKFLLDKTKEITANLSCDKAVYYSVKIRDNDIWNKEIYQKHQQKGEDLGIRMQNAFQNSFDENYDKVLIIGSDLYDLTPAIIENAFEKLNTNDVVIGPAEDGGYYLLGMKKMHAAVFKNKEWGTATVRRDTLNNLQKVTVHLLEELNDVDVFEDIENHSAFQQFLK; this is encoded by the coding sequence ATGAGTAAAAACTTACTACTAGTTTTCACTAGGAACCCTGAATTAGGGAAAGCTAAAACTCGTTTAGCAAAAACAGTTGGAGATGAAACTGCTTTAACTATTTATAAGTTTTTATTAGATAAAACGAAAGAAATTACTGCTAATTTAAGTTGTGACAAAGCCGTATATTATTCAGTGAAAATTCGAGATAATGATATCTGGAATAAAGAAATTTATCAAAAACACCAACAAAAAGGAGAAGATTTAGGTATTAGAATGCAAAATGCTTTTCAAAATTCTTTTGATGAAAACTACGACAAAGTACTAATTATTGGTAGTGATTTGTATGATTTAACTCCAGCAATTATTGAAAATGCTTTTGAGAAGTTAAACACGAACGATGTTGTGATTGGCCCCGCAGAAGATGGTGGGTATTATTTACTGGGAATGAAAAAAATGCACGCTGCTGTTTTTAAAAATAAAGAATGGGGAACGGCAACTGTAAGAAGAGACACCTTAAATAATTTACAAAAAGTAACCGTACATTTGTTAGAAGAACTGAATGATGTTGACGTATTTGAAGACATTGAAAACCATTCAGCATTTCAACAATTTTTAAAATAA
- a CDS encoding TolC family protein — translation MKTKTLLFAALFISLAGFSQKKWTLKECVTHALENNISIKQNKLNIDIAEKDVEISKGNFLPDLNGSSSAGFNSGLSPDRTGILQNTQNARTSFDLSSRGSIFNGFRNKNTKKQALLGVEGSKLDLKVIENDISLNVVNTYLNVLFAKENLLVAITQAEISKKQIDRAKAQFDAGAIPKGDLLNVQSTAANDSQNVITQENTLNLALLRLSQFLQVSSKGFDVEKINIDSPSASLLYDNANQVYQKALSNRPEIKKVKLDTENAKLSIDIEKGAYLPILNYSLGMGSSFVHQFNNLAPGQSNTYFFKQVLKDRINYSVGLSLNIPIFNRFQTKNRVAKSVINKEQTMYALESKKLQLQQEIEKSFLDAKAAVKTFEAAEVSLNAQKEAFKNAQVSYDYGSMTQFDFDQVRNRLVNAEGAMIRSKYDYVFKTKVLKFYFGESIVD, via the coding sequence TTGAAAACAAAAACTCTACTATTCGCAGCTTTATTTATTTCGTTAGCTGGTTTTTCTCAAAAAAAATGGACGCTAAAGGAATGCGTTACTCATGCACTAGAAAATAACATTTCAATTAAGCAGAATAAGCTTAATATTGATATTGCTGAAAAAGATGTTGAAATTTCAAAAGGAAATTTTTTACCTGATTTAAACGGTTCTTCAAGTGCTGGGTTCAATTCAGGTCTATCGCCAGATAGAACTGGGATTTTACAAAACACTCAAAATGCTAGAACATCTTTTGATTTATCTAGTAGGGGAAGTATTTTTAATGGATTTAGAAATAAAAACACTAAAAAACAAGCTTTATTAGGTGTTGAAGGTAGTAAATTAGATTTAAAAGTAATAGAAAATGATATCTCACTAAACGTAGTTAATACCTATTTGAATGTGCTTTTTGCTAAAGAAAACTTGCTAGTTGCAATAACTCAAGCTGAAATAAGTAAAAAACAGATAGATAGGGCCAAAGCTCAGTTTGATGCAGGTGCAATTCCTAAGGGCGATTTATTAAATGTACAGTCTACAGCTGCTAATGATAGTCAAAATGTAATAACACAAGAGAATACTTTGAATTTAGCATTGTTACGACTTTCACAGTTTTTACAAGTGTCTTCTAAAGGTTTTGATGTAGAAAAAATTAATATTGATTCTCCATCAGCATCTTTACTTTATGATAATGCAAATCAAGTGTACCAAAAAGCGTTATCAAATAGACCAGAGATAAAAAAAGTTAAATTAGATACTGAAAATGCAAAGTTGAGTATTGATATAGAGAAAGGCGCGTATTTACCTATTTTAAATTATTCTTTAGGTATGGGTAGTTCTTTTGTTCATCAGTTTAATAATTTGGCACCAGGTCAATCAAATACTTATTTTTTTAAGCAAGTATTAAAAGATAGAATTAATTATAGCGTAGGCTTATCTTTAAATATTCCAATATTTAACCGTTTCCAAACTAAAAATAGAGTAGCAAAATCTGTGATAAATAAGGAGCAAACTATGTATGCGTTAGAAAGTAAGAAGTTGCAGCTCCAGCAAGAAATAGAAAAATCGTTTTTAGATGCAAAAGCAGCAGTAAAAACATTTGAAGCAGCTGAAGTATCTTTGAATGCACAAAAAGAAGCTTTTAAAAATGCACAAGTAAGTTATGACTATGGGTCAATGACGCAGTTTGATTTTGACCAAGTTCGTAATCGTTTAGTGAATGCAGAAGGAGCGATGATTAGATCTAAATATGATTATGTTTTTAAAACTAAAGTGTTGAAGTTTTATTTTGGAGAGTCGATTGTAGATTAA
- a CDS encoding purine-nucleoside phosphorylase encodes MKKQQLQETTDFLKSNGITNPQIGIVLGTGLGKLVNEIEIEKEIAYADIPNFPQATVEFHSGKLIYGTLSGKKVIVMSGRFHVYEGYNLWEVTYGIRTMHNLGISTLLISNAAGAINLSYKKGDLMLLEDHLNLQGGSPLAFKGANDFGNIFADMLEPYSKKINTFLKDIAQQNDIQLHEGMYASVVGPQLETRAEYRMLQILEADAVGMSTVPEVIVAKQLNLSCAAISVLTDECDPKNLHPVDIAEIIAVAGKAEPKMIILFKELIKQL; translated from the coding sequence ATGAAAAAACAACAATTACAAGAAACTACAGATTTTCTTAAATCAAACGGAATTACAAATCCACAAATAGGAATTGTATTAGGAACTGGCTTAGGTAAATTGGTTAACGAGATTGAAATAGAAAAAGAAATAGCATATGCTGATATCCCTAATTTTCCACAAGCAACTGTAGAGTTTCATTCAGGGAAATTAATTTACGGAACATTATCAGGTAAAAAGGTTATTGTAATGTCTGGTCGTTTTCATGTTTATGAAGGGTATAACCTTTGGGAAGTTACTTACGGAATTAGAACCATGCATAATTTAGGTATCTCTACCCTATTAATTTCTAATGCTGCTGGTGCAATTAATTTATCTTATAAAAAAGGAGATTTAATGTTACTTGAAGATCATTTGAATTTACAAGGTGGTTCGCCTTTAGCTTTTAAAGGAGCAAATGACTTTGGAAATATATTTGCTGACATGCTAGAACCTTATTCTAAAAAAATAAATACTTTTTTGAAAGATATAGCACAACAAAACGACATACAGTTACATGAAGGTATGTATGCAAGTGTTGTTGGTCCGCAATTAGAAACTAGAGCAGAATATAGAATGCTTCAAATATTAGAAGCTGATGCTGTTGGTATGAGTACGGTACCAGAAGTTATCGTTGCAAAACAATTAAATTTATCGTGTGCTGCAATCTCTGTATTAACAGATGAATGTGACCCAAAAAATTTACATCCTGTAGATATTGCCGAAATAATAGCTGTCGCCGGAAAAGCAGAGCCCAAGATGATTATATTATTTAAAGAATTAATAAAACAATTATAG
- the cyoE gene encoding heme o synthase: MQKFLNFEVDSITPIHIKTSLKSMFNDFKQLTKVGLSISVVFTSITGYLLGAETIDYTIVLLLAIGGYLMVGASNAFNQVIEKDIDSLMQRTKNRPLPAGRMTVTTALIIAIVFTIVGIGILYSINPKCALFGAISIFLYTSAYTPLKAVTPLAVFVGAIPGAIPFMLGWVAATGEFGIEAGFLFLIQFFWQFPHFWAIGWLQFEEYNKAGLHMLPMDKKDKGAIVQIIFYTCIMILMSVAPVLKVTGNLYIYPITAVIILLLGILMLYYAFQLYKSEENTDARKLMLASVFYITIVPIIYVVDKFLH; encoded by the coding sequence TTGCAGAAATTTTTAAATTTCGAAGTGGATTCTATTACACCTATACATATTAAAACCTCTTTAAAATCAATGTTTAATGATTTTAAACAACTAACAAAGGTAGGCTTATCTATTAGTGTTGTTTTTACATCTATTACAGGGTATTTATTAGGAGCCGAAACAATTGATTATACAATAGTTTTATTGTTAGCGATTGGAGGTTACTTAATGGTAGGAGCATCAAATGCTTTTAATCAAGTTATAGAAAAGGATATTGACAGCTTAATGCAACGTACTAAAAACCGTCCTTTACCAGCTGGTAGAATGACAGTAACGACAGCATTAATAATTGCAATTGTTTTTACGATTGTAGGTATTGGTATTTTATATTCAATAAACCCGAAATGTGCTTTATTTGGTGCAATTTCTATTTTTTTATACACAAGTGCTTATACTCCTTTAAAGGCAGTAACACCTTTAGCTGTTTTCGTAGGCGCAATTCCTGGTGCAATTCCTTTTATGTTAGGATGGGTTGCTGCAACTGGTGAATTTGGTATTGAAGCAGGTTTTTTATTCTTAATACAGTTTTTCTGGCAATTCCCACATTTTTGGGCAATTGGTTGGCTACAATTTGAAGAGTATAACAAAGCAGGGTTACATATGCTACCTATGGATAAAAAAGATAAAGGAGCTATAGTACAAATAATTTTTTATACCTGTATTATGATTTTAATGTCGGTAGCACCTGTATTAAAAGTAACAGGTAACTTATATATATATCCTATAACAGCGGTAATAATTTTATTGTTAGGAATATTAATGTTGTATTACGCTTTTCAATTATATAAATCAGAAGAAAACACTGATGCACGTAAATTAATGCTAGCGAGTGTTTTTTATATTACAATCGTACCCATAATTTATGTGGTAGATAAATTTTTACACTAA
- a CDS encoding cytochrome c oxidase subunit 3: MSEQTLQEELKIGRRKSAKPMLWISMISMVMFFAGLTSAYVVSMSREDWVSFDLPQSFYISTVLIVLSSIMMFFSQKFLKKDNLKVSLLLLLVSFMLGLGFVWYQYVGFNELKAVGLYFTGPESTVSTSFIIGITFMHILHLLAGVIVLLVVIYNHFKKKYSSADMLGFELGAIFWHFVDVLWVYLFFFFYFIK, encoded by the coding sequence ATGAGTGAACAAACGTTACAAGAAGAATTAAAAATAGGTAGAAGAAAGTCAGCGAAACCAATGTTATGGATTTCGATGATTAGTATGGTTATGTTCTTTGCAGGATTAACTAGTGCTTATGTTGTTAGTATGAGTCGTGAAGATTGGGTAAGTTTTGATCTACCGCAGTCATTTTATATTAGTACTGTTTTAATTGTACTGAGTAGTATTATGATGTTTTTTTCTCAAAAATTTTTAAAGAAAGATAATTTAAAGGTGTCATTACTATTATTGTTAGTGTCTTTTATGTTAGGTTTAGGGTTTGTATGGTATCAATATGTAGGTTTTAATGAATTAAAAGCTGTAGGTTTATATTTTACTGGGCCAGAAAGTACTGTATCTACATCTTTTATTATAGGAATAACTTTTATGCATATTTTACACTTGTTAGCAGGGGTAATTGTATTGCTAGTAGTAATTTATAATCATTTTAAAAAGAAATATTCATCGGCCGATATGCTTGGTTTTGAGTTAGGCGCAATCTTCTGGCATTTTGTAGATGTTTTGTGGGTTTATCTATTTTTCTTTTTCTATTTCATAAAATGA
- the arsS gene encoding arsenosugar biosynthesis radical SAM (seleno)protein ArsS (Some members of this family are selenoproteins.) → MMKKSLLARNNDLANTQRQLEILSNGIFADGELPTFAKKIKETNQFPLRPKKLEILQINLGYMCNQVCAHCHVDAGPDRKEIMTVETMQQCLDVIGKTGAHTLDLTGGAPEMNPNFRWFVEEASKAGVKDFIVRSNLTIIRANKKYYDLPEFFKKHNVHVVSSMPHWTKGKTDKQRGDGVFDKSIKALQMLNEVGYGVEGSDLKLDLVYNPSGAFLPGDQMALENDFKKALKDDFNIAFHNLFAITNLPISRFLDYLIASENYEDYMYALVEAYNPTAVASVMCTNTLSVSWDGNLYDCDFNQMLNLKVASKATHISEYNEELLQNRNIIINQHCYGCTAGAGSSCQGVVA, encoded by the coding sequence ATGATGAAAAAATCGCTTTTAGCAAGAAATAACGACTTAGCAAATACACAACGTCAATTAGAAATTTTATCTAACGGAATTTTTGCTGATGGGGAACTACCTACATTTGCAAAAAAAATAAAGGAAACAAATCAATTTCCTTTACGTCCGAAGAAGTTAGAAATTTTACAAATTAACTTAGGCTATATGTGTAACCAAGTTTGCGCGCACTGCCATGTTGATGCCGGACCTGATCGTAAAGAGATTATGACAGTTGAAACCATGCAGCAGTGTTTAGATGTTATTGGAAAAACTGGCGCACATACGTTAGATTTAACTGGTGGCGCACCTGAAATGAATCCTAATTTTAGATGGTTTGTTGAAGAAGCTTCTAAAGCTGGTGTTAAAGATTTTATTGTTCGTTCTAACTTAACAATTATACGAGCAAATAAAAAGTATTACGATTTACCAGAATTTTTCAAGAAACACAATGTTCATGTAGTTTCTTCAATGCCACATTGGACTAAAGGGAAGACTGATAAACAACGTGGTGATGGTGTTTTTGATAAATCTATTAAAGCATTACAAATGCTAAACGAAGTAGGTTATGGTGTTGAAGGTTCTGACTTAAAATTAGATTTGGTTTACAATCCTTCAGGAGCATTTTTACCAGGAGATCAAATGGCTTTAGAAAATGATTTTAAAAAAGCTTTGAAAGATGATTTTAACATCGCTTTTCATAATTTGTTTGCAATAACAAATTTGCCAATTAGTCGTTTTTTAGATTATTTAATTGCTTCAGAAAATTACGAAGATTATATGTATGCTTTAGTTGAAGCTTACAACCCTACAGCAGTAGCAAGTGTAATGTGTACAAATACCCTTTCAGTAAGTTGGGATGGTAATTTATACGATTGCGATTTTAACCAAATGTTAAATTTAAAAGTTGCTAGTAAAGCTACACATATCTCTGAATACAATGAAGAGTTATTACAAAACAGAAATATTATTATAAATCAACACTGCTATGGTTGTACTGCTGGTGCCGGTAGTAGTTGCCAAGGTGTTGTCGCTTAA
- a CDS encoding cytochrome C oxidase subunit IV family protein, whose translation MGHAAHESSKKRIWIVLAILTIITTVEVGFGIVKPDAMHLYGFGTSWLNWFFIILTLVKAYYIAWAFMHLEGEKTWFRRAIVWTVVFLISYLLILILIEGDYLNETLGPLVKW comes from the coding sequence ATGGGGCACGCAGCACACGAATCAAGCAAAAAAAGAATTTGGATTGTTTTAGCAATCTTAACAATTATAACAACTGTAGAAGTAGGCTTTGGTATTGTTAAACCAGATGCAATGCATTTATACGGATTCGGAACAAGTTGGTTAAACTGGTTCTTTATTATCTTAACACTTGTAAAAGCATATTATATTGCTTGGGCATTTATGCATTTAGAAGGCGAAAAAACATGGTTTAGAAGAGCTATTGTTTGGACCGTAGTTTTTTTAATTTCTTATTTGCTTATTCTAATCTTAATAGAAGGAGATTATTTAAATGAAACATTAGGGCCATTGGTAAAGTGGTAA